The following coding sequences lie in one Kingella potus genomic window:
- the pgsA gene encoding CDP-diacylglycerol--glycerol-3-phosphate 3-phosphatidyltransferase has translation MPWNIPILLTWMRVLLIPVFTLLFYLPEDWIKPQTANWAAAFVFSAAAVTDWFDGYLARRWQQTSDFGAFLDPVADKLMVAVALILLVSLNRTHPVFAMIIIGREITISALREWMAQMGKRGSVAVARIGKFKTTAQMAAIIMLLVGLKDWRGWNLLFVGNILMAAASVLTIWSMFYYLKMAWREFK, from the coding sequence ATGCCGTGGAATATACCGATCCTTCTGACCTGGATGCGCGTCCTCCTTATTCCGGTCTTTACCCTCCTTTTCTACCTGCCGGAAGACTGGATAAAACCGCAAACCGCCAATTGGGCGGCTGCTTTCGTTTTCTCCGCCGCCGCAGTAACCGACTGGTTCGACGGCTACTTGGCACGCCGATGGCAGCAAACTTCCGACTTCGGTGCCTTTCTCGATCCGGTGGCCGACAAACTGATGGTGGCTGTTGCCCTCATCCTGCTTGTCAGCCTCAACCGTACCCATCCGGTTTTCGCCATGATCATCATAGGCCGCGAAATTACCATCTCGGCCCTGCGCGAATGGATGGCGCAGATGGGCAAACGCGGCAGCGTTGCCGTTGCCCGTATCGGCAAATTTAAAACCACCGCGCAAATGGCCGCCATCATCATGCTGCTTGTCGGTTTGAAAGACTGGCGCGGCTGGAATCTGCTCTTTGTCGGCAATATACTGATGGCCGCAGCATCCGTGCTGACCATTTGGTCGATGTTTTACTATCTTAAAATGGCATGGCGCGAGTTCAAATAA
- a CDS encoding c-type cytochrome, whose product MKRLTLLTLALAGGVVFAAPKADVAKGKQIAQTVCASCHAADGNSGISAYPKLSAQHARYLAVQTAAIKEGKRTTGGAAAMKPMVAGLSEQDIADVAAFYATQTPKSGEANPKDNLKLGAQIFRGGLAGKKLPACMSCHGPNGAGIVGGGTDVTAYPRLGGQHKDYTVTQIKAYAAGQRTSPNGMMEEIAKRMSEDEINAVANFIQGLH is encoded by the coding sequence ATGAAACGTTTAACCCTACTGACTTTGGCGTTGGCCGGCGGTGTGGTGTTTGCCGCGCCCAAGGCGGATGTCGCCAAAGGCAAACAGATTGCCCAAACCGTCTGCGCGTCCTGTCATGCCGCCGACGGCAACAGCGGCATTTCCGCTTATCCAAAACTTTCCGCGCAACACGCCCGCTATCTTGCCGTGCAGACTGCCGCCATTAAAGAGGGCAAACGCACGACCGGAGGGGCGGCAGCAATGAAACCGATGGTGGCCGGCCTCAGCGAACAGGATATTGCCGATGTGGCGGCGTTTTACGCTACGCAGACACCCAAGTCCGGCGAAGCCAATCCGAAAGACAATCTCAAACTGGGTGCGCAGATTTTCCGTGGCGGTTTGGCCGGTAAAAAGCTGCCTGCCTGTATGTCCTGCCACGGCCCGAACGGTGCGGGCATTGTCGGCGGCGGTACGGATGTTACTGCCTATCCGCGCTTGGGCGGTCAGCACAAAGACTATACGGTTACGCAGATTAAGGCTTATGCCGCCGGGCAGCGCACCAGTCCCAACGGTATGATGGAGGAAATCGCCAAGCGGATGTCGGAAGACGAAATCAACGCCGTGGCAAACTTCATCCAAGGCCTCCATTGA
- the hpnC gene encoding squalene synthase HpnC, producing MSVNHYENFPVGSWVLPRRLRRPVHAVYAFARYADDIADEGEADAAGRLAALDGLRTELGRIERGEEPQTDLMRRLNSEAVAPFAMPLQPFYDLLDAFSQDVVKTRYQNFAELADYCRRSANPVGRIMLHLYGETDTRSIAQSDGICTALQLINFWQDVADDWKKGRVYIPQDDLAKFKVTEDQIAAGRADFAFQQLMAYQCERAFKMLKAGSPLGRTLKGRIGLELRMIVVGGQMILQKLDACRYDVFEQRPVLEKQDWWLIVKRAVMGK from the coding sequence GTGTCTGTCAATCATTATGAAAATTTCCCCGTCGGCTCTTGGGTGCTGCCGCGCCGCCTGCGCCGCCCCGTACACGCTGTGTATGCGTTTGCACGTTATGCGGATGATATAGCTGATGAAGGAGAGGCTGACGCTGCGGGGCGTTTGGCGGCTTTGGACGGGCTGCGTACGGAATTGGGCCGTATCGAAAGGGGAGAGGAGCCGCAAACGGATTTGATGCGGCGGTTGAATAGTGAGGCGGTTGCGCCGTTTGCCATGCCCTTGCAGCCGTTTTACGATCTGCTTGACGCGTTTTCACAGGATGTGGTGAAAACCCGTTACCAAAATTTCGCCGAGCTGGCCGACTACTGCCGCCGCTCGGCCAATCCCGTCGGCCGCATCATGCTTCATCTCTACGGGGAAACCGACACGCGCAGTATTGCACAGAGCGACGGTATCTGTACTGCCCTGCAACTGATTAATTTCTGGCAGGATGTGGCTGACGACTGGAAAAAAGGACGTGTTTATATCCCGCAGGACGATTTGGCCAAATTCAAGGTAACGGAAGACCAAATTGCTGCCGGCCGCGCTGATTTTGCCTTCCAACAGCTGATGGCATACCAGTGCGAACGGGCTTTTAAGATGCTCAAAGCGGGTTCGCCGCTGGGCAGAACGCTCAAAGGCCGTATCGGTTTGGAGCTGCGTATGATAGTGGTGGGCGGACAGATGATTCTGCAAAAACTGGATGCCTGCCGCTACGATGTATTTGAACAGCGGCCCGTATTGGAAAAACAAGATTGGTGGCTGATAGTGAAGCGTGCTGTAATGGGAAAATAG
- the yihA gene encoding ribosome biogenesis GTP-binding protein YihA/YsxC produces MNLFRNAKFFTTVNHLQDLPDTGAEIAFVGRSNAGKSSAINTLCDHVRLAYVSKTPGRTQHINFFELQNGCFMADLPGYGYAQVPEAVRRHWEGLLGDYLQTRRQLAGLVMIMDCRHPLKPLDIKMLDFFALTGRPVHILLSKADKLSKNDQIKTLSSVKKALKPFSERQAVSVQLFSSLKKQGIEEVNTTVAQWLSHTGKHMGDGKAETGE; encoded by the coding sequence ATGAACTTATTCCGAAACGCAAAATTCTTCACTACGGTAAACCATCTGCAAGATTTGCCCGACACGGGTGCGGAAATCGCCTTTGTCGGCCGATCGAACGCGGGCAAATCCAGCGCGATCAATACATTGTGCGACCACGTCCGACTGGCCTATGTTTCAAAAACGCCCGGCCGCACACAGCATATCAACTTTTTCGAACTGCAAAACGGATGCTTCATGGCCGACCTGCCGGGCTACGGCTACGCCCAAGTGCCCGAAGCCGTACGCCGACACTGGGAAGGACTTTTGGGCGACTACCTGCAAACACGCCGCCAACTTGCCGGACTGGTCATGATTATGGACTGCCGCCACCCGCTCAAACCGCTGGACATCAAAATGCTCGATTTCTTTGCCCTTACCGGCAGGCCTGTGCATATCCTGCTTTCCAAAGCCGATAAATTATCCAAGAACGACCAAATCAAAACATTGTCTTCTGTCAAGAAAGCGTTAAAACCGTTTTCCGAACGCCAAGCAGTATCCGTCCAGCTCTTTTCCAGCCTGAAAAAACAAGGGATTGAAGAGGTAAACACAACTGTCGCCCAATGGCTTTCGCATACAGGAAAACATATGGGAGACGGCAAGGCCGAAACGGGAGAATAA